From Pan paniscus chromosome 6, NHGRI_mPanPan1-v2.0_pri, whole genome shotgun sequence, one genomic window encodes:
- the LOC117980927 gene encoding uncharacterized protein LOC117980927 → MFCFIFCFCFFSFALLHTLKTDSSESLSLCNLIMEETPDSGLAKEIQRSQNDIGAFTWGPDASTDRVSQEITSGGFGEDSACPSETEQDIRLSTSLLSSADWPTVAEESEHAPGPAFPGGNEQLPPKPAPEAGVAIAACVEMEQLYDPLDSDMPAMDTAGLFKESHEDMKKSDEEEEKQKIEDSLWSGVEACQKVDTGAIDIKTLEGTEEFEEKACERTGNRVVELLNTIGKEDHKTLKINEVETRKDLRAGYKESTNTNENYFEKTDLLEKDMEGGDMAKELSDRDQGLHDGIQKVINNCGMIEGFGAKPANHPDILNPSLQTYSVSNIEDGSPEGWDLTRKDIKKNAIDTPNHDMIFYPAQDSTDAEEIQCETVLNALVGDRDKNQAVLSIKLEVEAQSRTDLNYSLGRDANRRDLCSCKAESSLIEGSERTVTENRSHTVNLPRIAEIDSWGTDPGQIWQPSLDSAMNNLDITGFSGIPDGQASGFASCLDSINHWPIRDTEGLDNSWTHLDVVEHKEELKVDLLAGDCREQAIASCWEQSQEIARPLILGTSWNASTESSASSRDQDINNSDLSEDEIANQRYGLLYQEIEADKDEVLTLVCSID, encoded by the coding sequence ATGTTCtgtttcatcttttgtttttgttttttttcctttgctcttcTGCATACTTTAAAGACTGACTCTTCAGAAAGTCTTTCCTTGTGTAACCTGATCATGGAGGAAACTCCAGACAGTGGGTTGGCCAAAGAAATTCAAAGATCTCAAAATGATATAGGTGCATTTACTTGGGGCCCTGACGCTAGTACAGACAGGGTCAGCCAAGAAATTACCTCAGGTGGGTTTGGAGAAGACTCTGCATGTCCCTCCGAAACAGAGCAAGACATAAGATTATCCACCAGCCTGCTTTCGTCTGCTGACTGGCCCACTGTAGCTGAAGAGAGTGAGCATGCCCCGGGGCCAGCCTTTCCAGGTGGAAATGAACAACTGCCCCCAAAGCCTGCGCCGGAGGCTGGAGTTGCCATTGCTGCTTGTGTGGAGATGGAGCAGCTGTATGACCCACTTGACTCAGACATGCCAGCCATGGACACAGCTGGCCTGTTCAAAGAAAGTCATGAAGATATGAAGAAGTCagatgaagaggaagagaaacagaagatAGAAGATTCTCTGTGGTCAGGTGTGGAGGCGTGTCAAAAGGTAGACACTGGAGCTATTGATATCAAGACACTAGAAGGTACAGAGGAATTTGAAGAGAAAGCATGTGAAAGGACAGGAAACAGAGTGGTAGAACTTCTTAATACCATAGGAAAGGAAGACCATAAGAccttaaaaattaatgaagtggAAACTAGAAAAGATCTAAGAGCAGGGTATAAGGAAAGTACAAACAccaatgaaaattattttgagaaaactGACCTATTAGAAAAGGACATGGAAGGAGGAGATATGGCAAAAGAACTTAGTGACAGAGACCAAGGTCTACATGATGGAATTCAAAAGGTAATCAATAATTGTGGAATGATAGAAGGCTTTGGAGCCAAACCTGCCAATCACCCAGATATCTTGAATCCATCTCTCCAGACCTACTCTGTATCTAATATTGAAGATGGCAGCCCTGAGGGATGGGATTTGACTagaaaagacataaagaaaaatgcaatagACACTCCCAACCATGATATGATATTTTACCCAGCACAAGACAGTACAGATGCTGAAGAAATTCAGTGTGAGACTGTGTTAAATGCTCTTGTAGGTGACAGGGATAAAAATCAGGCTGTTTTATCAATAAAACTTGAAGTAGAAGCTCAGTCTAGGACTGACCTTAATTATTCTCTGGGAAGAGATGCAAACAGAAGAGATTTATGTTCATGTAAGGCAGAAAGTTCACTAATAGAAGGGTCTGAAAGAACAGTAACTGAGAACCGTAGTCATACTGTTAACTTGCCAAGAATTGCAGAGATAGACTCTTGGGGAACAGATCCAGGTCAAATCTGGCAGCCAAGCTTGGATTCAGCAATGAATAATTTGGATATAACAGGATTCTCTGGTATACCAGATGGCCAAGCAAGTGGATTTGCCAGTTGTCTGGATTCTATTAACCACTGGCCTATCAGAGATACAGAAGGCTTAGATAATAGCTGGACACATTTAGATGTAGTTGAGCACAAGGAAGAACTGAAGGTGGACTTACTAGCAGGTGATTGTAGGGAACAAGCCATTGCTAGCTGCTGGGAACAAAGCCAGGAGATAGCAAGACCATTGATTTTGGGGACCTCCTGGAATGCTAGCACTGAGAGTTCTGCTAGTTCCCGAGACCAGGACATCAACAACTCAGATTTATCTGAAGATGAAATTGCTAACCAGAGATATGGATTGTTGTACCAAGAAATAGAGGCTGACAAAGATGAGGTACTTACCCTGGTCTGTAGCATAGACTAG